In Euphorbia lathyris chromosome 10, ddEupLath1.1, whole genome shotgun sequence, the DNA window cctattcttccagaatgtataattagatccaaagaataggggaggccgactaattgataatccctcagggagtatctgtgttgtttggttccctggaaggaaacgagtgctgttttcagccatttatcgggatcaactcaagattgttagatctttgagtagtgagctttttgctttgataccacttgttggtccctagtaattagttccaaggggggggggggggataggaaccaaatgtaactttttcgcttttaattatgctgacttaatgttattttaagagtttggtaactcagcgtgttggtcagcacgaccgattgattagtcagacagttttagttctatgctgactaagactgcttaacctgagagttgggaattgacgcttgagaggtcagcttccaactcagcacttagatttactcagtttcagttttaacaatttatatgctgagtaaatatcacaagcaacacatgcacatatatatatatatatatatatatatatatagagagagaaagagtttagaagttactcagcacgacttatcctggttcggcctcgcTACCTACGttcagtccccagttcctcctgggattttcaatccaatactgagctctttcaaggtagagcacaacccctttacaaggcagtgagtatgcaagagtacgtcctctattcgtctactcagctcctactaagtactacaacccagcacttagatttttctaccactgaatgcttacaaccaagcactcagcatacactctcaatattacaattgattaacacttgttctcttttcagtaaagaacactttagaagattacacagaatcactctagcatttacacaaagaatagaagatttggtgtaagatctttgtatttgagtgctttgaagatttctctcttggatttttatttttgtaattcggcaatgatccaaggttcttgattgtccttttatagatggaaatctgcagatggatcattGACAAGTTAAgtcaatttcatacattattataaaacacaaatattttatttcttattctatacTAATAGCACATAtcagttagttctaaaaaatatttcatattttttttgtgatttaataataaaattgaaaattaatatttataaattcggcgaaatattttaatattttttccaactcgtacaaaaggcaatatatattttttaaaaatttcacgtctaatcatatatttgtAATCTGTTATTAATGATGATAAAATTATGTACATATAGAGGTGTCAAAATAGGTCATAATCCATTTATTGATCTATTTACCCAATCATTTAATAGGTTAGGATTGACCCTTTTATAAATTGGGTTATAAATGGGTTGAGCTATTTAACCCATATAATAAAAGGCTTGGATAGGTTTTTTAGAGGGTCAACCCATTAACCCATTAATTTCACACTCAAACTTAAAACATGAACTCGGCTCCCAACTAAAACCATGGTCGATTCCACGTTCTCCCAAAAGCGGATTCCTCCGATTCATTCCACCGATTCGGCTCCCAACTAAAACCATAGTCGATTcggtttttatgacaaaatgaACGGATTAACCGAACAAACCGAAATAAAGTTTaattggatatatatatatatatatatatatatatatatatatatatatataagactTATAACTATAAGATAATATTAAGAATATCCTCTTATgcatataattataaataattattaagatTTATACTATAAAACTAATTACTCTCAACTCATTAACCCAACAGTAAAGGAAAAATGAACTTCTAATTCGTGTCAATCATAAAGTTTATCAATAATAATTGTTATTGTTCAATGTAATAGCTTACTCATTACTGTTCCACTTTCATTGAATATTTCACTGAATTGATATATTGATTAAATAAATTAGCAAACTTTTAtttatattcttatttaaaATTATTCAAATCACTACTATTGATTCTAATATTGATGCATTTTATGTTTAGATTAAActtctttctttttatctatattttatGTTAAAGTATTAAAATTATGTGTATAAACCGAATAACCGACAGAACCAAACCGAATTTTTcgattcggtttggttcggaTTATTGTTATTCGGTTAggttcggtttttatttttttagttattcggttttcggttattttggttcggttcgatttTCAGATCGAACCGACCGTTGAACACCCCTAATTTCAACTAGATTCTAATAAAGTGACTTCAAATGAAGACGCTAATTCTTTTTATACTTAGTTGAATTTAAATTAGTAAAgttgaattttaattatatgAAGAACCAATCAGATATTGTAATATATTTTAGTTGATTGAGTTAAATGAGTCGATCTATCTAACTCGTTTCatgttttttcctattttatttacgctttttacatttttcatgttttttccatttttatatttttaccttttttttcttatttttgttgaatttttaattagatttagTTAATTGAGTTAAATGAGCCAACCCACATAACCTgtttaataaatgggttgggtCATTTCAATCCATATATAAAAGGTTATCTCAACctatttattaaatgggttggaTTGGATCAACCCAATTATTAAATAGATTGGATCAATCTTTTTAGCCATTTTGACACATCTAtgtacatgtgaagtgtagatgccAATATTCATGAttaagaagacaatttgatgaattatttctaaattgacacaacttgtcaatgttagagatgaaattgctcttgactaccaatgttaggggtataattgcatcattttagacgttaagagtgaAATTGTTCCTAGCTATAAAGGTtatggtatttttgcaccttatcctattaaaaaataacaaatgttacacaaactaataaaaaaaatctatataaaaaaaataaaaaaaaatattgaacgcaataaaaccttgttcttccagtaattatgttgtagaaatataaataatgtcaaagaagaaacatattttatggaaataaaaaggataattttaactacaaacaactgtttattagcgaaaaaatttattgaacacaataaagcCTTGTTCTTCCGATAAAAGCTACAAAACATTACAGTTTCGAGACAAAATGTTAAACAATGttgttatataaacctaactaaACACTATATTTTTTACCGTTTGAAATGAAACGCTGCTCCggaaagctgaaacaaacatcTTCTAAATGCGAATAACTATGCTCAACACGAATCACGAATCACGAATCTACTAGCGAGAATCCCCTAAACTGGATGACCCAAAGAATAACAACTTGCCTATCTCGATACGAAATGCATCTCTTAATCGGCTACGAAAAACGATGATGTAGTTCAAAATAAATGACTAGTATTTAGTGGctttataaaattgtaaaagtTCGAGACACTCATCGTCTGTCCCTGGTGACATCGAAATGAGGATGGCTCAGCGATTCAAGCGAGTCGGGAAATCCACTAAACCGATTCGAACGAGTGAGTCCGGCATTAACGACCCGGAATATCGGGCGAGTCAGCGGTTGCAATCCGTAAGTACGGTGGCCAAACCCAAGTCCCGTGAAACTGAATCCCCGAAACCTCTGTCGTTACCGATACCGATAGCAATCCGAAGCCCACACTCTTTGgatgaaatgaaaattttgcccCCTCAGTTCTTTCAGATTGACGCTCTTGATCTTGCTCCACGGTTGCTTGGCAAGTTTCTAAAGAGAAATGATGTTGTTCTTCAGATTACTGAGGTAATGTGACAAATTCACGTTTGTTTCATGAGAAAGTAGAGATTTTGATTCTGTTATTTCGTTATTTACTCTATGACAATAGGAAAGTGAGAAGGTGAAGAGGGTAGTCTTTCTTTGATGGTCGTGAAGAGACCTGGTAAATATATGGCTCACTAATTAGCTAATTCAGAATACTTCAAAAGAGGAATGCACAGCAGATGATTGCTATGAACCAAGAAATAAATAGTGTATCTCACCGGGAATATAGTATTTGTAGAATTTCTTCTTAATAACATAGTTATCAAATGCGAGTTCTGTTCAAGATGGTTGTGCCTGAGTGCACCTTTTGAGTCTAGCGCCTCGTCTAGACTTAAATACAGAAGCTACACATTGTTTTCTaggaaaatagaatgttttaatcTCAGCTCTTTCCTATCTATATGATCTACGAATTgattgaaattaaattagaattaaaGGAAACAAAATTTGGACGGCAAAGAACACAAAAAACGTTGCTCTGTTTTGAAGAATTTAGAAATATCACATATGGAGACTTTAGTCTATTAGAATATAAGTTAGTAATTGACTTAGGATTTGGTTGAACTTTAGTCTTTAGATTTAGAATTGTTATTGTGAATTATGATTATAGAAGTTAGTagttaatttgaatttttcatgcattttatgattatgattatggataattagatatgatttagtatttgaCTGTTTATTGCATTTTAGAAATGatatattatttttgtataGTGCACCTCGTGTAGGTCCTTGAGCCTTGCGCCATAATgcacctttaataactatgcttAACAGACAATATTGCTGTAATCTAATGGTTAAATATGGTGAGTTCCTGTGACTAGATTGAAAATTGAAAGCGTGTTGACAGGTTGAAGCTTACAGACCAAATGATTCAGCCTGCCATGGTAGATTTGGGATTACTCAAAGAACAGCTCCAGTTGTAAGATACTAGTATTAATATTATGATTATATTTAATAGGTCTAATTTTGGATGATGTGTTTATAGTTTGGAGCAGGAGGACATGCGTATGTTTATCTTTGCTATGGTCTGCATACAATGCTCAATGTTGTTGCAGACAAGGAGGGAGTTGGGGCTGCTGTTTTGATTCGATCTTGTGCTCCCATTACTGGTAATTTGCTGTATTCATTCTAATTCTGTTTCTTTCTTTCCCTTCTAATTGTGGTTTGGCTGATATTAGCTTAAGCTGGAGTTGTGGTGGTCATTAATTTGATATCTCATCACAGGGTTAAGTACCATTCAGCAGCGAAGAGGTCAGAAAACTGAGAAGCCTCTTCTTCTTGCTGGTCCTGGAAAGGTCAGTCACTATGCAATTGAATTGAAGTCCTGAAAACTTAATCTCAGATTATCCTTTTTGATTCATCAGGTTGGGCAGGCATTGGGGATTTCAAAAGAATGGTCTAATCATCCTCTTTATTCTCCTGGTAAGTTTTTCATCTGGTGGTATTAAGACCATGTTTAATTGGTGCTGTTGATAAACTAGTAGTGATATGGTCAGGTGGTTTAGAGATATTGGATGGACCAAACCCCGAAAATATAATAGTTGGGCCACGTGTTGGCATCGAATACGCTTTACCCGAAGATGTGAATGCATTATGGAGATTCGCCATAGCTGGTACTCCTTGGATAAGTGCTCCTAAAAACACTCTAAGGCCACCATGAACATCATCTCAGTCTCAGTCTCAGTTATAACTGTAATGTATTGTAAATACTAAACTATAATACTCAATTATGGTAAGTTTCTTTCAACACAACCCAAGTCATTCAAAATTGCAAATTAACAaaggcttctgcttcttttttGCTTCTCAGCTGATGTAACCTTGTTTTTGCTTCACTTGAAAATTAGGTCCGCTTGGTTTGATTAAACTCGAGTCTAGTTCGGCTCATGTTAATGTCTGGGTTGAAGTTGAGACTGTCCTTGAATCTTAAGTGTCTGTTTGGTTCAATTCTAGTTGTTTGTTGTagttttcattaatatttagTGTCTGTTAAAATTATGATGAAGTGTAATacagaaattaataaaaataattacaataactaaataaaaagttgaACCACATTAAATTAAGAGTGCTAATTTTTTGGGACAAAATTGCCTATTGTTACGTCAGGAAACCCGATGGTGTTAGGCGAAAATCCTTTATTTAGGAAGTAAACTAGGAGTAGTTTTTGAATTTCCATTTTGTTTGTGTTTTATGAGCATGTTCTCTTGATCTATGAGCTAGAAATTGGGAATGGGGAAGATGAATTGAGAAATCACCTCAGCTATTAAAAGCTATTTAGGGAAATTTCAAGACAATAAGGATAACTGTTGAGGTTGATCCGAAATCACAGCTTCTTATAAGAGGCAACTTATACTTTTGGAAAATGTGAAATTCGACGAAACTGTGTGGAAAACGTACGGTGGTAGAAATACAGAATCTTCAAAACAAAAGTCTAGTGTTTCAAGTTTGAAATTTGATCCAATGAGCTAGTGGAATCCAGTTCAGTCAACATAGATATTAGTAGAATAAGTAAATAATTAGTTTGAAGGAATATGGTTAgagaaaaaaatagataaattaggCTATGTTTAATTCAATGCTACTAAACTTaacaataataatgatgatattagactttaaaatattttaaatattgatGATAATATTAGACATTAATAAGTTTATAATAAtggtttcaaaaaaaagtttataataataataataaatatattattaaagataaaactaaattgaatatcaaataaaagctcgactcgataaaaacatatgaaattaaataaaaatgaatctaattttaactaaaaatataaaaagtaaatttACATACAATTTGGTGGACTCTGATGCTTGTAGCAGATGTAAAGCTCATACGGAAACCAGTTGTCATGTTCTTAGAGATTGTACTGGAAGTAAGGCCGTGTGGATGAAAGTTCTGCCTGAGCAGTATCTTTCTGCCTTCTTTTCCTATTCAGAACAAGACTGGTTTAGGGAGGGTGTTGAAGGGAAGTTGTTGGCTGAGCTCGAACATGGAGTAATTCTGTTTGCTGTGGTCTGCCACCAAATTTGGCATTGGAGGAATGTTGAGGTATTTGGAGAAGGAGCGGTTGTCATTCCTAATTTGCTGGctttcttcttcagaaaagttaATTCAATAATTGAGAGTTTCAAGGTTGATAATTTAGCAAGTTCTATCCAAAAGACGACTGTTCATCTGATAGGCTGGGATAGACCAGGTGAATGGATGGTAAAGTTGAACGCTGATGGGTCGCGTAAAGAGGACGGAAGAATTGCTGCCGACGGTGTATTGAGAGATGCAGGAGGTGCTTGGTTGTCAGGTTTTGCTCAGAATCTGGGTTTGGGTTCCTCTTTTATtgctgagctctggggtatATTTCTGGGCTTAGGGTGACAGATGATCTGAGGATTAGGAGGCTGCTAGTGGAGTCAGACAATCTCGAAGCAGTCAAGatgatttctgataaaaggGCTCTGTGTTTAGGGAGCCATAATTTAGTTAAAGcaattagaaggatttgctcCTCTTTCGATTCTATCAACTTTTGCCATGTTTTCAGGGAGCAGAATCGGGTGGCAGATCGGCTTGCTGCTGAGAGCCATGAGAGGACTTTGGGCGTCTCTATTTTCTCTTTTCCTCCTGATTTCCTGTTATCTTTGCTTTCTGAAGATATTGTGGGGGTTAgatttcctaggctaatcccgggttaatttGTTGTAGTGTTTGTTTTGTCTTTACTTTCTTttccctacaaaaaaaaaaacttatggaattaaatacaaatccaaatacaaattttcattcAATCACGTCTAGCGGAGAATGAAGTGGGAGCGGAGAATGAAGATGACGATGATGATGAAGTTAATGAAGATGATTAAAAACAATTAGAATGTAGTTGAGacatttaataaattatatataaataataataattataataaatagtgATAAATTACTAAAcgttgaactgaactgaatttattGCTATTAAATTGAACTGAATTTATTGTtattgaaattaagtaataaaaaacatGGTCTTAGATGGTTTCATTGGATGGATTATAATCTGAtcaattttattactttttcAACCTATGGAATCCATTTAATCTGTTCATAACCCCTTTTTTTTTACGGGTTGGATAGGTTGAGTATGAATAACGCATCCATTTTTAACTCACTAACTAGTAACTATAACCGCTTTTTCTTTGACAGGTTTCCAAGTTCCATCGTTTGTTAAGTAGAAAACCGAAGTAAAGTATACTATTCAAAAAAAGTACTATAATATATATAGGAATAAGGaccaaatttgattctaatgTTTTTGGTGAAATACAGATTTTgctctaacgtatgaaattgtccAGATCTAATCTTAACGTTTACAAGAAATGGTAAATTGAATGAGGTAAGAAATCAATATCTTGTATTTCTCATTAGGGCTAAAACCATAgctaactattacatttatattgAAATGCAAGGTGTGCCAATCAAGCAAACTTAATGggcaagaaaaaaaaagacaagtgTCCTAATCATAGCCATTGATCTCAAAGATTGCAATGGATGGTGGTGATGAGTTTGTGGTgatatttgttgaaacacctttccacaagattttgatttgacaaaatcatttaagtttaatccatgattaagagacaattaaatttaagtgctttgatttaattgtactaatccgtttgttcaatattgagtataaatgcaaaaggaaataaaaattaagacaggtCAAAGTCAGCATCagaacacaagctgagtggagagCAACTCAACATAAGAAAatataagtcatcttcaaaacaacagctcaagaaagaagctgatcaaagaagctgagtggaacggaactcagcataacagaagtttgcttcagaactagatcttgcagaacgaagctgaccatgaaagctgagtgaaaaagaactcggtatgagaattggtgacaatcaaagacaatgactatcgaagtgaagctgagtgatcttcaggacagcatgaatgatccgttagctaaaagataaATTCGataactgtctgcaccaataatagaagccttggaattacgcaaaagccaaatttcGAGGtgtatgggtcaactgttcttagctataagacaaactgccgcaagaagacaaagcctgtaggaagaagacaagcctgacatctgaagaaattagaaaacatgattggcctgcacatctgaagctgaccagaagcttgtcccccaaaagagccgttttggattcaacgga includes these proteins:
- the LOC136209019 gene encoding DNA-3-methyladenine glycosylase, giving the protein MRMAQRFKRVGKSTKPIRTSESGINDPEYRASQRLQSVSTVAKPKSRETESPKPLSLPIPIAIRSPHSLDEMKILPPQFFQIDALDLAPRLLGKFLKRNDVVLQITEVEAYRPNDSACHGRFGITQRTAPVFGAGGHAYVYLCYGLHTMLNVVADKEGVGAAVLIRSCAPITGLSTIQQRRGQKTEKPLLLAGPGKVGQALGISKEWSNHPLYSPGGLEILDGPNPENIIVGPRVGIEYALPEDVNALWRFAIAGTPWISAPKNTLRPP